One Acetomicrobium thermoterrenum DSM 13490 genomic region harbors:
- the argH gene encoding argininosuccinate lyase, translated as MWKGRFSENTADVVVNFTQSLDMDWDLAEADIEGSKAHVRVLASAGLITEEEKMALLKGLDQVLSEIKNGTFKPLMELEDVHMNIEARLTEILGERGKKLHTGRSRNDQIATTLRIFLRRQLVGIGSKIRNLLESLLDSAERHIDFVVPGYTHLQRAQPISMGHYWMSHFWAFHRDFLRLMAALEALDECPLGSAALAGSTIPLNRHLSAELLKFSKPTENSIDSIANRDYLADFHHFASMFSIHCSRLAEDLIIYNTDEFGIVKLPDSFCTGSSIMPQKKNPDVLELIRGKAGQILAGYVDLLVVLKGLPLAYNRDLQEDKRSLMRSLRTLHGILDVLPQLISRIEIDLTAASRALEDGYILATDIAEFLVLKGVPFRSAHELVGKAVKWCLKEGKSFSALSMEEWRNLIPQFDENIFGCLNPKSSVERRKTYGGTAFSEVKRQVEKGKALLGEMEKNLATWGEKWAL; from the coding sequence TTGTGGAAAGGTCGGTTTAGCGAAAATACGGCAGATGTGGTGGTGAATTTCACCCAATCTCTGGACATGGATTGGGATCTTGCAGAAGCCGATATAGAGGGAAGCAAAGCTCACGTAAGGGTTTTGGCATCGGCCGGCTTGATAACGGAAGAAGAGAAAATGGCCCTATTGAAGGGTTTGGATCAGGTGTTGAGCGAGATAAAAAACGGGACCTTTAAGCCTTTGATGGAGCTTGAGGACGTTCATATGAATATAGAAGCCCGCCTTACAGAGATTTTGGGCGAAAGGGGCAAAAAGCTTCATACCGGGAGAAGCCGCAACGATCAAATAGCTACAACGTTGCGCATTTTTTTGAGGAGGCAGCTCGTCGGAATAGGAAGCAAAATAAGAAATCTCCTCGAGTCTTTGTTGGATAGCGCCGAAAGGCATATCGATTTCGTGGTGCCGGGATATACCCACTTGCAAAGAGCTCAACCCATAAGCATGGGGCATTATTGGATGTCCCATTTTTGGGCTTTTCACCGAGATTTCTTGCGTCTCATGGCAGCGCTTGAAGCACTGGATGAGTGCCCCTTGGGCTCTGCGGCTCTGGCGGGATCCACTATTCCTTTGAATAGGCACTTATCGGCGGAGTTGCTCAAATTTTCTAAGCCCACAGAAAACAGCATCGATTCAATAGCAAACCGCGACTATTTAGCCGACTTTCACCACTTTGCGTCGATGTTCTCAATTCACTGCAGCAGATTGGCGGAGGATCTGATAATATACAACACCGATGAATTTGGCATAGTTAAATTGCCCGATTCCTTTTGTACAGGTTCCAGCATAATGCCGCAGAAGAAAAATCCTGACGTTCTCGAACTGATTCGCGGTAAGGCCGGACAGATTCTGGCCGGCTACGTCGATCTTCTGGTTGTGTTGAAAGGCCTTCCTCTGGCGTACAACAGGGATTTGCAGGAGGACAAGAGGAGCTTGATGAGGAGCCTACGAACCCTGCACGGCATTTTAGATGTCTTGCCCCAACTTATTTCAAGAATAGAAATTGACCTCACGGCAGCGTCGAGGGCTCTTGAAGATGGCTACATCCTGGCCACGGATATAGCGGAATTTCTTGTTTTGAAGGGAGTGCCCTTCAGGAGCGCCCACGAATTGGTGGGAAAGGCCGTGAAGTGGTGTTTAAAAGAAGGCAAAAGCTTTTCTGCCCTCTCAATGGAGGAGTGGCGAAACCTTATACCTCAATTTGACGAGAATATCTTCGGATGCTTAAACCCCAAATCATCTGTGGAAAGGCGCAAGACCTACGGGGGGACTGCCTTTTCTGAAGTGAAGCGACAGGTGGAGAAAGGGAAGGCTTTGTTGGGGGAAATGGAAAAAAATTTGGCGACCTGGGGCGAAAAATGGGCTCTATAA